One region of Alosa sapidissima isolate fAloSap1 chromosome 1, fAloSap1.pri, whole genome shotgun sequence genomic DNA includes:
- the LOC121712142 gene encoding zinc finger protein 35-like isoform X1, whose protein sequence is MSHSMDFQGQIASIMEVLANAAVAEICKVVDDGYAVVQLEMSQNHKENEFLKRKIKLMELQIAKLRAERRCQDGTFLNRFHGVQLLNRQNRERANSAAGLTVKSRFRNWDVRTNTPPTEAPVEKSPHVIASSKVGSDDMEEGEPDLLIIKEEKPEEPKPLDQEAEESGRCLESAYDVDDDAPFLPSAVPVEPRTRHADVEDKVLDDRKTITKPVKQENTEETIGISEGSDKPGISAEEVFHVVEVNIPDKAVKPESRKDGMRQKPQLAGSRNFSKSQRNHSEWPSCSTRPSLDHSSFHVSSRLGHVHGTMGELSPGRPDEKPDVIIIDPSTVHEEQNTQSQWHSDIQMQRANKQPEFCRQEYADKDMQGLRDQRPHSQKKGGNVFESESYSMDMNTLGSYNMCVGLDNSSGESQGQQLPWVLSDSEDNATSATVPSQRRSRSFCCTLCGKRYMTVKQLKVHQKIHAGEKPYCCIQCGKRFIQLYSLKRHHRVHTGEKPFRCGQCGKQFAHSSNLKVHQTVHTGEKNFHCAQCGKNFSFLSNLIRHQAIHVAK, encoded by the exons ATGTCTCACTCCATGGATTTTCAGGGGCAAATAGCCTCTATTATGGAGGTCCTGGCCAATGCAGCCGTGGCAGAAATATGTAAAGTTGTTGACGATGGCTATGCCGTCGTTCAGCTGGAGATGTCTCAGAACCACAAAGAGAACGAATTTCTGAAGAGAAAGATAAAATTAATGGAGCTTCAGATTGCTAAACTTCGTGCCGAACGAAGATGTCAAGACGGGACTTTTCTAAATCGTTTCCATGGTGTGCAATTGCTGAACagacaaaacagagagagggctAATTCAG CAGCAGGATTGACTGTGAAGAGTCGCTTCAGGAATTGGGATGTCCGCACTAATACGCCACCTACAGAAGCGCCGGTAGAAAAGTCTCCACATGTAATTGCCAGCAGTAAAGTTGGG TCAGACGACATGGAGGAGGGAGAGCCAGATTTGCTGATTATCAAGGAGGAGAAGCCAGAGGAACCAAAGCCCCTTGATCAAGAGGCTGAGG AATCTGGTCGTTGTCTTGAAAGTGCctatgatgttgatgatgatgcaCCTTTCCTGCCTTCTGCAGTCCCCGTGGAGCCCAGGACCAGGCATGCAGACGTGGAG GATAAAGTCCTGGATGATAGGAAGACCATAACCAAACCAGTTAAACAGGAGAATACAGAAGAGACAATAGGCATCAGTGAAGGTTCTGATAAACCAGGAATCAGTGCAGAAG AAGTCTTCCATGTTGTTGAGGTCAACATACCAGACAAAGCCGTCAAACCAGAGAGCAGGAAAGATGGCATGAGGCAAAAACCGCAACTCGCAGGCTCTAGAAATTTCTCTAAGTCACAGCGCAATCACTCTGAGTGGCCATCTTGTTCCACTAGGCCTAGTCTAGACCATTCATCATTTCACGTCAGCAGCAGGCTTGGGCATGTCCATGGAACCATGGGTGAGCTGAGCCCAGGACGTCCGGATGAAAAGCCAGATGTCATAATAATTGACCCGTCTACAGTTCATGAAGAGCAGAATACACAGTCCCAGTGGCACAGTGACATACAGATGCAAAGAGCCAATAAACAACCTGAGTTCTGTAGACAAGAATACGCGGACAAAGATATGCAAGGGCTAAGAGACCAAAGACCACATTCTCAAAAGAAGGGGGGAAATGTCTTTGAGTCAGAGTCCTATTCAATGGACATGAACACACTTGGGTCttataatatgtgtgttggcCTTGATAATTCATCTGGTGAATCACAGGGGCAGCAACTTCCATGGGTGCTATCAGACTCAGAAGACAATGCCACCTCTGCTACAGTCCCCTCTCAAAGGAGGAGCAGATCTTTCTGCTGCACGCTGTGTGGCAAACGCTATATGACTGTCAAACAACTCAAAGTACACCAGAAGATCCATGCTGGAGAGAAGCCCTACTGTTGTATACAGTGTGGCAAGCGATTCATCCAGCTATACAGCCTTAAACGGCACCACAGGGTGCACACAGGGGAGAAGCCTTTCCGCTGTGGCCAGTGTGGAAAGCAGTTTGCTCACTCCAGCAACCTCAAAGTTCACCAGACCGTCCACACAGGTGAAAAGAACTTCCATTGTGCTCAGTGTGGGAAAAACTTCTCCTTCTTGAGTAATCTCATCCGACATCAGGCAATTCATGTAGCAAAATAA
- the LOC121712142 gene encoding zinc finger protein 34-like isoform X3: MSHSMDFQGQIASIMEVLANAAVAEICKVVDDGYAVVQLEMSQNHKENEFLKRKIKLMELQIAKLRAERRCQDGTFLNRFHGVQLLNRQNRERANSAAGLTVKSRFRNWDVRTNTPPTEAPVEKSPHVIASSKVGSDDMEEGEPDLLIIKEEKPEEPKPLDQEAEESGRCLESAYDVDDDAPFLPSAVPVEPRTRHADVEDKVLDDRKTITKPVKQENTEETIGISEGSDKPGISAEVFHVVEVNIPDKAVKPESRKDGMRQKPQLAGSRNFSKSQRNHSEWPSCSTRPSLDHSSFHVSSRLGHVHGTMGELSPGRPDEKPDVIIIDPSTVHEEQNTQSQWHSDIQMQRANKQPEFCRQEYADKDMQGLRDQRPHSQKKGGNVFESESYSMDMNTLGSYNMCVGLDNSSGESQGQQLPWVLSDSEDNATSATVPSQRRSRSFCCTLCGKRYMTVKQLKVHQKIHAGEKPYCCIQCGKRFIQLYSLKRHHRVHTGEKPFRCGQCGKQFAHSSNLKVHQTVHTGEKNFHCAQCGKNFSFLSNLIRHQAIHVAK; this comes from the exons ATGTCTCACTCCATGGATTTTCAGGGGCAAATAGCCTCTATTATGGAGGTCCTGGCCAATGCAGCCGTGGCAGAAATATGTAAAGTTGTTGACGATGGCTATGCCGTCGTTCAGCTGGAGATGTCTCAGAACCACAAAGAGAACGAATTTCTGAAGAGAAAGATAAAATTAATGGAGCTTCAGATTGCTAAACTTCGTGCCGAACGAAGATGTCAAGACGGGACTTTTCTAAATCGTTTCCATGGTGTGCAATTGCTGAACagacaaaacagagagagggctAATTCAG CAGCAGGATTGACTGTGAAGAGTCGCTTCAGGAATTGGGATGTCCGCACTAATACGCCACCTACAGAAGCGCCGGTAGAAAAGTCTCCACATGTAATTGCCAGCAGTAAAGTTGGG TCAGACGACATGGAGGAGGGAGAGCCAGATTTGCTGATTATCAAGGAGGAGAAGCCAGAGGAACCAAAGCCCCTTGATCAAGAGGCTGAGG AATCTGGTCGTTGTCTTGAAAGTGCctatgatgttgatgatgatgcaCCTTTCCTGCCTTCTGCAGTCCCCGTGGAGCCCAGGACCAGGCATGCAGACGTGGAG GATAAAGTCCTGGATGATAGGAAGACCATAACCAAACCAGTTAAACAGGAGAATACAGAAGAGACAATAGGCATCAGTGAAGGTTCTGATAAACCAGGAATCAGTGCAGAAG TCTTCCATGTTGTTGAGGTCAACATACCAGACAAAGCCGTCAAACCAGAGAGCAGGAAAGATGGCATGAGGCAAAAACCGCAACTCGCAGGCTCTAGAAATTTCTCTAAGTCACAGCGCAATCACTCTGAGTGGCCATCTTGTTCCACTAGGCCTAGTCTAGACCATTCATCATTTCACGTCAGCAGCAGGCTTGGGCATGTCCATGGAACCATGGGTGAGCTGAGCCCAGGACGTCCGGATGAAAAGCCAGATGTCATAATAATTGACCCGTCTACAGTTCATGAAGAGCAGAATACACAGTCCCAGTGGCACAGTGACATACAGATGCAAAGAGCCAATAAACAACCTGAGTTCTGTAGACAAGAATACGCGGACAAAGATATGCAAGGGCTAAGAGACCAAAGACCACATTCTCAAAAGAAGGGGGGAAATGTCTTTGAGTCAGAGTCCTATTCAATGGACATGAACACACTTGGGTCttataatatgtgtgttggcCTTGATAATTCATCTGGTGAATCACAGGGGCAGCAACTTCCATGGGTGCTATCAGACTCAGAAGACAATGCCACCTCTGCTACAGTCCCCTCTCAAAGGAGGAGCAGATCTTTCTGCTGCACGCTGTGTGGCAAACGCTATATGACTGTCAAACAACTCAAAGTACACCAGAAGATCCATGCTGGAGAGAAGCCCTACTGTTGTATACAGTGTGGCAAGCGATTCATCCAGCTATACAGCCTTAAACGGCACCACAGGGTGCACACAGGGGAGAAGCCTTTCCGCTGTGGCCAGTGTGGAAAGCAGTTTGCTCACTCCAGCAACCTCAAAGTTCACCAGACCGTCCACACAGGTGAAAAGAACTTCCATTGTGCTCAGTGTGGGAAAAACTTCTCCTTCTTGAGTAATCTCATCCGACATCAGGCAATTCATGTAGCAAAATAA
- the LOC121712163 gene encoding zinc finger protein 45-like, giving the protein MSNSIDFRSQISAVMEVLANAAVVEICKVVNEGYAVFRLEMTRSRRENESLKRKLKSIELLLSQDTDNGTEGTTATINQEQTKEQTHLAVGTSETPSGGNGITAFHDDLGSAQSCMPAVSSPTHSHVPVIKEEMVEQNIRSQTQEDEHYRNDYTSKASKGERPSASQIISDYPHDLMATGRHQSADLEAPVLAANERTLCQNDSQYSPEIEVPPISSQSRIMSSAEENSSQSPHPDLELISSTGQTSSYNSTSSLNFVGWRPEVPTDSSSLKMEADDCAWKEGSSFESHTKGYKAGMMGVGDNSDLNPLNFKTGVDTQMRHDCVGLDFSALPDVNEMFNARATKIHPTMMRRELQSLPGYEESFVDFGTASQLRLGDGSSSPDHAGPPQPGQAGRLFGCNFCGKQFPHLHQLKTHRRVHTGEKPYSCPQCGKRFSQSSHIKRHMTVHTGERPFGCALCGKRFSQSCSLKVHQRVHTNVRPFSCTQCGKSFSVLSNLVRHQTVHISMKTNPGTLNI; this is encoded by the exons ATGTCTAATTCTATAGATTTCCGCTCACAGATCTCCGCAGTAATGGAGGTTTTAGCAAATGCAGCAGTGGTGGAAATTTGTAAAGTTGTTAATGAAGGCTATGCTGTTTTTCGACTGGAGATGACCAGAAGCAGGAGAGAAAACGAATCATTGAAGAGAAAATTAAAATCAATAGAGCTTCTCTTATCTCAAGATACAGACAACGGGACAGAAGGAACAACCGCCACTATTAATCAAGAGCAGACCAAAGAACAAACTCATTTAGCAG TTGGAACTAGTGAGACACCTTCTGGAGGAAATGGAATCACTGCCTTCCATGATGATTTGGGCTCTGCACAGTCTTGCATG CCTGCAGTCAGTtcaccaacacactcacatgttCCAGTAATAAAAGAAGAGATGGTTGAGCAAAATATAAGAAGTCAAACGCAAGAAGATGAACATTATAGAAATGACT ATACGTCAAAGGCCAGCAAAGGTGAAAGACCCTCAGCTTCCCAAATAATATCCGATTACCCTCATGATCTCATGGCCACAGGTAGACATCAAAGTGCTGACCTGGAGGCCCCTGTTTTGGCTGCTAATGAGAGGACCCTGTGTCAAAATGACAGTCAATATAGTCCAGAGATTGAAGTGCCTCCTATTTCCAGCCAAAGTAGAATCATGTCATCTGCAGAGGAGAATAGTTCCCAGTCTCCTCACCCAGACCTTGAGCTGATATCCAGTACAGGCCAGACAAGTTCTTATAACAGCACATCATCTCTGAATTTCGTTGGATGGAGGCCTGAAGTACCCACTGACTCAAGTTCGTTGAAAATGGAGGCAGATGACTGTGCATGGAAGGAGGGAAGCTCTTTTGAGTCACACACTAAAGGGTATAAAGCTGGCATGATGGGAGTAGGAGACAACAGCGACCTGAATCCCCTCAATTTCAAGACTGGAGTAGATACTCAAATGAGGCATGACTGTGTAGGGCTAGATTTCAGTGCATTACCTGATGTCAATGAAATGTTCAATGCAAGGGCAACCAAGATCCACCCAACAATGATGAGAAGAGAACTGCAGTCATTGCCAGGCTACGAGGAGAGTTTTGTTGACTTTGGTACGGCCTCTCAGCTCAGGCTGGGAGATGGTTCCAGTTCTCCTGACCATGCTGGGCCCCCACAACCTGGTCAGGCAGGGAGATTGTTTGGCTGCAATTTCTGTGGTAAACAGTTTCCACATCTCCATCAGCTGAAGACACACAGAAGAGTTCACACGGGAGAAAAGCCTTACAGCTGCCCTCAGTGTGGCAAACGCTTCTCCCAGTCGAGCCACATTAAAAGACACATGACAGTTCATACCGGGGAGAGGCCATTTGGCTGTGCGTTGTGTGGAAAGAGGTTCTCACAGTCTTGCAGCCTAAAGGTTCATCAGAGGGTGCACACCAACGTCAGACCATTTAGTTGCACTCAGTGCGGGAAAAGTTTCTCAGTTCTTAGTAATCTTGTAAGACACCAGACTGTACACATAAGCATGAAGACTAATCCTGGGACATTAAATATCTGA
- the LOC121712210 gene encoding zinc finger protein 880-like, translated as MSSPMSNLVDVHGQIASILEVLANAAVSEICKVVDDGYAVLRLEISKSQNEIDSLKKKLHMTKLRCRRVCSERHGAQGYGLGRLSSPAGVHMRGKTFHSIQSFQNSNSIPEVEHGSVSQNQDTSQKRPLHRNQNTHGQQQLTGASKELATVKTEDNTADYTTSCLSRENVVTDDYNEGCVNSSEEVRTEETRPLQKSDSDKTSHPHQAHTLKHNREAERQTEDDSQFRTWQEAGQLLEDPLAWAQEQRKSGANTNISNADVDHGTFSRNKGTSESATNCLLSAGSIDWEPDLVLVDSVPIKVETDMTSDWNISEHGNMISNSTSGSNITCPPLNHRGEMPTTSPCHLTQAHQANQAERSQQLGRASLGNTGNAPFRCISCGKVFFQMAHLKRHERVHTGEKPFGCVRCGKRFSHRHQLTNHVRVHTGEKPFRCIHCGRHFTQSSHMKRHLSIHTGQTRSHSCAGCGRWYTTQGSLIRHQRSGCSFGS; from the exons ATGTCCTCTCCAATGTCTAACTTAGTTGATGTCCACGGTCAGATAGCCTCTATACTGGAGGTCTTGGCCAACGCAGCAGTGTCAGAAATTTGTAAAGTAGTGGATGATGGCTACGCAGTTTTGCGCCTTGAAATTTCGAAGAGTCAAAACGAGATCGACTCTCTGAAGAAAAAACTGCACATGACGAAACTTCGTTGTCGGCGCGTATGCTCGGAGAGGCATGGAGCACAGGGATATGGTTTAGGAAGGTTGTCTTCACCTGCTGGTGTCCATATGCGGGGCAAAACATTCCACTCCATTCAAAGCTTCC AGAATAGCAATTCAATACCAGAAGTGGAACATGGTTCTGTGTCACAAAATCAGGATACCAGTCAGAAGCGGCCCTTGCACAGAAATCAAAATACTCATGGCCAGCAGCAa TTAACAGGTGCAAGCAAAGAACTGGCAACAGTCAAGACTGAAGATAACACTGCAGATTATACCACATCGTGTCTATCAAGAG AAAATGTTGTGACCGATGACTACAATGAAGGCTGTGTCAATTCCTCCGAAGAAGTCAGGACGGAAGAGACAAGGCCCCTTCAGAAATCAGACTCCGACAAGACCAGTCACCCTCATCAAGCCCACACTTTGAAGCAcaacagagaggcagagaggcaaACAGAAGATGATTCCCAGTTCAGGACTTGGCAAGAAGCTGGTCAGTTACTAGAAGATCCTTTAGCATGGGCCCAGGAACAGAGAAAGTCAGGTGCTAACACTAACATATCAAATGCAGATGTGGATCATGGGACTTTCTCCAGAAATAAGGGCACTTCTGAGAGTGCCACTAACTGTCTGCTCTCAGCTGGTTCCATAGACTGGGAGCCAGATCTGGTGCTTGTTGATTCAGTGCCCATTAAAGTGGAGACAGACATGACCTCAGACTGGAACATATCTGAGCATGGGAATATGATAAGTAACAGTACAAGTGGCTCCAATATAACATGCCCTCCCTTAAATCACAGAGGTGAAATGCCCACCACATCACCTTGCCACCTGACTCAAGCTCACCAGGCAAACCAGGCTGAGAGGTCCCAGCAGCTTGGCCGGGCTTCATTAGGGAACACTGGCAATGCCCCTTTTCGTTGCATATCGTGTGGGAAAGTCTTTTTCCAGATGGCGCACCTCAAGCGACACGAGCGCGTGCACACAGGTGAAAAGCCGTTTGGCTGCGTCCGCTGTGGAAAACGCTTCTCACACCGCCACCAGCTTACAAACCATGTGCGTGTGCACACGGGTGAGAAGCCCTTTCGCTGCATCCACTGCGGCCGCCACTTCACACAGTCCAGCCACATGAAGAGACATCTGAGCATCCATACGGGCCAGACACGATCCCACAGCTGCGCTGGCTGTGGGAGATGGTACACTACACAGGGCAGCCTCATCAGGCACCAAAGGTCAGGCTGTAGTTTTGGGAGCTAG
- the LOC121712142 gene encoding zinc finger protein 35-like isoform X2, translating to MSHSMDFQGQIASIMEVLANAAVAEICKVVDDGYAVVQLEMSQNHKENEFLKRKIKLMELQIAKLRAERRCQDGTFLNRFHGVQLLNRQNRERANSAGLTVKSRFRNWDVRTNTPPTEAPVEKSPHVIASSKVGSDDMEEGEPDLLIIKEEKPEEPKPLDQEAEESGRCLESAYDVDDDAPFLPSAVPVEPRTRHADVEDKVLDDRKTITKPVKQENTEETIGISEGSDKPGISAEEVFHVVEVNIPDKAVKPESRKDGMRQKPQLAGSRNFSKSQRNHSEWPSCSTRPSLDHSSFHVSSRLGHVHGTMGELSPGRPDEKPDVIIIDPSTVHEEQNTQSQWHSDIQMQRANKQPEFCRQEYADKDMQGLRDQRPHSQKKGGNVFESESYSMDMNTLGSYNMCVGLDNSSGESQGQQLPWVLSDSEDNATSATVPSQRRSRSFCCTLCGKRYMTVKQLKVHQKIHAGEKPYCCIQCGKRFIQLYSLKRHHRVHTGEKPFRCGQCGKQFAHSSNLKVHQTVHTGEKNFHCAQCGKNFSFLSNLIRHQAIHVAK from the exons ATGTCTCACTCCATGGATTTTCAGGGGCAAATAGCCTCTATTATGGAGGTCCTGGCCAATGCAGCCGTGGCAGAAATATGTAAAGTTGTTGACGATGGCTATGCCGTCGTTCAGCTGGAGATGTCTCAGAACCACAAAGAGAACGAATTTCTGAAGAGAAAGATAAAATTAATGGAGCTTCAGATTGCTAAACTTCGTGCCGAACGAAGATGTCAAGACGGGACTTTTCTAAATCGTTTCCATGGTGTGCAATTGCTGAACagacaaaacagagagagggctAATTCAG CAGGATTGACTGTGAAGAGTCGCTTCAGGAATTGGGATGTCCGCACTAATACGCCACCTACAGAAGCGCCGGTAGAAAAGTCTCCACATGTAATTGCCAGCAGTAAAGTTGGG TCAGACGACATGGAGGAGGGAGAGCCAGATTTGCTGATTATCAAGGAGGAGAAGCCAGAGGAACCAAAGCCCCTTGATCAAGAGGCTGAGG AATCTGGTCGTTGTCTTGAAAGTGCctatgatgttgatgatgatgcaCCTTTCCTGCCTTCTGCAGTCCCCGTGGAGCCCAGGACCAGGCATGCAGACGTGGAG GATAAAGTCCTGGATGATAGGAAGACCATAACCAAACCAGTTAAACAGGAGAATACAGAAGAGACAATAGGCATCAGTGAAGGTTCTGATAAACCAGGAATCAGTGCAGAAG AAGTCTTCCATGTTGTTGAGGTCAACATACCAGACAAAGCCGTCAAACCAGAGAGCAGGAAAGATGGCATGAGGCAAAAACCGCAACTCGCAGGCTCTAGAAATTTCTCTAAGTCACAGCGCAATCACTCTGAGTGGCCATCTTGTTCCACTAGGCCTAGTCTAGACCATTCATCATTTCACGTCAGCAGCAGGCTTGGGCATGTCCATGGAACCATGGGTGAGCTGAGCCCAGGACGTCCGGATGAAAAGCCAGATGTCATAATAATTGACCCGTCTACAGTTCATGAAGAGCAGAATACACAGTCCCAGTGGCACAGTGACATACAGATGCAAAGAGCCAATAAACAACCTGAGTTCTGTAGACAAGAATACGCGGACAAAGATATGCAAGGGCTAAGAGACCAAAGACCACATTCTCAAAAGAAGGGGGGAAATGTCTTTGAGTCAGAGTCCTATTCAATGGACATGAACACACTTGGGTCttataatatgtgtgttggcCTTGATAATTCATCTGGTGAATCACAGGGGCAGCAACTTCCATGGGTGCTATCAGACTCAGAAGACAATGCCACCTCTGCTACAGTCCCCTCTCAAAGGAGGAGCAGATCTTTCTGCTGCACGCTGTGTGGCAAACGCTATATGACTGTCAAACAACTCAAAGTACACCAGAAGATCCATGCTGGAGAGAAGCCCTACTGTTGTATACAGTGTGGCAAGCGATTCATCCAGCTATACAGCCTTAAACGGCACCACAGGGTGCACACAGGGGAGAAGCCTTTCCGCTGTGGCCAGTGTGGAAAGCAGTTTGCTCACTCCAGCAACCTCAAAGTTCACCAGACCGTCCACACAGGTGAAAAGAACTTCCATTGTGCTCAGTGTGGGAAAAACTTCTCCTTCTTGAGTAATCTCATCCGACATCAGGCAATTCATGTAGCAAAATAA
- the LOC121712142 gene encoding zinc finger and SCAN domain-containing protein 2-like isoform X4: MSHSMDFQGQIASIMEVLANAAVAEICKVVDDGYAVVQLEMSQNHKENEFLKRKIKLMELQIAKLRAERRCQDGTFLNRFHGVQLLNRQNRERANSAAGLTVKSRFRNWDVRTNTPPTEAPVEKSPHVIASSKVGSDDMEEGEPDLLIIKEEKPEEPKPLDQEAEVPVEPRTRHADVEDKVLDDRKTITKPVKQENTEETIGISEGSDKPGISAEEVFHVVEVNIPDKAVKPESRKDGMRQKPQLAGSRNFSKSQRNHSEWPSCSTRPSLDHSSFHVSSRLGHVHGTMGELSPGRPDEKPDVIIIDPSTVHEEQNTQSQWHSDIQMQRANKQPEFCRQEYADKDMQGLRDQRPHSQKKGGNVFESESYSMDMNTLGSYNMCVGLDNSSGESQGQQLPWVLSDSEDNATSATVPSQRRSRSFCCTLCGKRYMTVKQLKVHQKIHAGEKPYCCIQCGKRFIQLYSLKRHHRVHTGEKPFRCGQCGKQFAHSSNLKVHQTVHTGEKNFHCAQCGKNFSFLSNLIRHQAIHVAK, translated from the exons ATGTCTCACTCCATGGATTTTCAGGGGCAAATAGCCTCTATTATGGAGGTCCTGGCCAATGCAGCCGTGGCAGAAATATGTAAAGTTGTTGACGATGGCTATGCCGTCGTTCAGCTGGAGATGTCTCAGAACCACAAAGAGAACGAATTTCTGAAGAGAAAGATAAAATTAATGGAGCTTCAGATTGCTAAACTTCGTGCCGAACGAAGATGTCAAGACGGGACTTTTCTAAATCGTTTCCATGGTGTGCAATTGCTGAACagacaaaacagagagagggctAATTCAG CAGCAGGATTGACTGTGAAGAGTCGCTTCAGGAATTGGGATGTCCGCACTAATACGCCACCTACAGAAGCGCCGGTAGAAAAGTCTCCACATGTAATTGCCAGCAGTAAAGTTGGG TCAGACGACATGGAGGAGGGAGAGCCAGATTTGCTGATTATCAAGGAGGAGAAGCCAGAGGAACCAAAGCCCCTTGATCAAGAGGCTGAGG TCCCCGTGGAGCCCAGGACCAGGCATGCAGACGTGGAG GATAAAGTCCTGGATGATAGGAAGACCATAACCAAACCAGTTAAACAGGAGAATACAGAAGAGACAATAGGCATCAGTGAAGGTTCTGATAAACCAGGAATCAGTGCAGAAG AAGTCTTCCATGTTGTTGAGGTCAACATACCAGACAAAGCCGTCAAACCAGAGAGCAGGAAAGATGGCATGAGGCAAAAACCGCAACTCGCAGGCTCTAGAAATTTCTCTAAGTCACAGCGCAATCACTCTGAGTGGCCATCTTGTTCCACTAGGCCTAGTCTAGACCATTCATCATTTCACGTCAGCAGCAGGCTTGGGCATGTCCATGGAACCATGGGTGAGCTGAGCCCAGGACGTCCGGATGAAAAGCCAGATGTCATAATAATTGACCCGTCTACAGTTCATGAAGAGCAGAATACACAGTCCCAGTGGCACAGTGACATACAGATGCAAAGAGCCAATAAACAACCTGAGTTCTGTAGACAAGAATACGCGGACAAAGATATGCAAGGGCTAAGAGACCAAAGACCACATTCTCAAAAGAAGGGGGGAAATGTCTTTGAGTCAGAGTCCTATTCAATGGACATGAACACACTTGGGTCttataatatgtgtgttggcCTTGATAATTCATCTGGTGAATCACAGGGGCAGCAACTTCCATGGGTGCTATCAGACTCAGAAGACAATGCCACCTCTGCTACAGTCCCCTCTCAAAGGAGGAGCAGATCTTTCTGCTGCACGCTGTGTGGCAAACGCTATATGACTGTCAAACAACTCAAAGTACACCAGAAGATCCATGCTGGAGAGAAGCCCTACTGTTGTATACAGTGTGGCAAGCGATTCATCCAGCTATACAGCCTTAAACGGCACCACAGGGTGCACACAGGGGAGAAGCCTTTCCGCTGTGGCCAGTGTGGAAAGCAGTTTGCTCACTCCAGCAACCTCAAAGTTCACCAGACCGTCCACACAGGTGAAAAGAACTTCCATTGTGCTCAGTGTGGGAAAAACTTCTCCTTCTTGAGTAATCTCATCCGACATCAGGCAATTCATGTAGCAAAATAA